The Mercurialis annua linkage group LG2, ddMerAnnu1.2, whole genome shotgun sequence genome contains a region encoding:
- the LOC126668690 gene encoding uncharacterized protein LOC126668690 gives MDNIQVIMQYNGKWTEAGKYIDFMILGLLLETDCTFKDFTETIYQRLQLQESIIQLDIQYLISEDYPPIKIRDDASLRFYMELKKKENNFTKYPICVIFNEAEYNRLLESSSSSAANKEKSSSLVYEDNISQLHEQSYVSKEISNTNLDMIEYANLLCDLQDNLQEEDVEEINVGKIQANQKIEEGGIFIDKETLITDMSMYGLSEHFQYKVIKSCKRQYRLKCIDDSCDWNFYASRVGHTKMFQVRKFNNFHTCSLAERMGENKYVSSKTIAKIIKPNLLDIKTIYTPNDIIRDMRNGYRIKLDYWKAWKCREIALELLRGKPENSFAQLPRYLHMIKQTNPGSFVNIKTDVDDTFLYAFMSLKASITGWSHCIPIMIVDGTFLKGAYGGTLFSASTHNAAGKIFPLAFAITDSENDASWNWFFSNIKTVFGIREEMCIISDRHDSIKKAVESVFEGKVQHDICIYHLLQNVKYKFKKKHKEIKDIFVAAARAYTKTEFDIHMTDLSNTNPKVTEYLKGIEFKKWAVSHSLNKRYNIMTSNTAESFNAAVNRARELPVTMIMEYLRSLVQRWSCNNKNLAKGTFTVLSTKYETLLRENYLESLQLKVDGTTDEFIFSVVELEDTYTVNMKERTCTCNKFQIDMLPCKHATAVCYEKHQDPHEYCSKYFRNEEMLATYQEIVYPVGKEDTWDIPSDIEDITVLPPLGRIKAGRPKKRRIKGSVEPKTQNKCNRCGFYGHNRKTCRGIPKKS, from the exons ATGGACAATATTCAAGTGATAATGCAATATAATGGAAAATGGACTGAAGCTGGAAAGTATATTGACTTCATGATATTGGGACTTTTGTTGGAAACAGACTGCACTTTCAAAGATTTTACTGAAACAATCTATCAACGATTGCAACTACAAGAAAGTATAATTCAGTTAGATATACAATATCTAATAAGTGAAGATTATCCTCCAATAAAAATTAGAGATGATGCAAGTCTcagattttatatggaattaaagaagaaggaaaataatttcacaaaatatccaatttgtgttatttttaatGAGGCAGAATATAACAGGTTACTggaatcatcatcatcatcagctgcaaataaagaaaaaagttCAAGCCTGGTTTATGAAGACAACATATCACAGCTGCATGAACAGTCCTATGTATCAAAGGAAATATCTAACACAAATTTGGATATGATTGAATATGCCAATCTTCTTTGCGACCTTCAAGATAATCTTCAAGAAGAAGATGTTGAAGAAATTAATGTTGGAAAAATACAAGCAAATCAGAAAATAGAAGAAGGGGGTATATTCATAGACAAAGAAACACTAATAACAGATATGAGTATGTATGGACTATCAGAACATTTTCAATACAAg GTGATAAAATCCTGCAAAAGACAGTACCGGCTAAAATGCATCGATGACTCTTGTGATTGGAATTTTTATGCATCAAGAGTTGGACATACAAAAATGTTTCAAGTgcgaaaatttaataattttcatacATGTTCTTTGGCAGAAAGAATGGGAGAAAATAAGTATGTCAGCTCAAAGACCATAGCCAAAATCATAAAGCCAAATCTTTTGGATATCAAGACAATTTATACACCTAATGACATAATCAGAGATATGAGAAATGGGTATCGCATTAAGTTGGATTACTGGAAGGCATGGAAATGTAGAGAAATTGCACTGGAGCTTTTAAGAGGGAAACCAGAAAATTCATTTGCTCAACTGCCAAGATACTTGCACATGATAAAGCAAACAAATCCAGGTTcatttgtaaatataaaaacaGATGTGGATGATACATTTCTCTATGCATTCATGTCACTGAAAGCTTCAATAACTGGATGGAGTCACTGTATACCTATTATGATTGTTGATGGGACATTTTTAAAAGGTGCATATGGAGGTACTCTTTTTTCAGCTTCAACTCATAACGCAGCTG GAAAAATATTCCCACTTGCATTTGCAATTACTGATTCAGAAAATGATGCATCATGGAATTGGTTTTTTTCTAACATCAAAACTGTTTTTGGGATAAGAGAAGAAATGTGTATAATTTCTGACAGACATGACAGCATCAAAAAGGCAGTAGAGAGTGTGTTTGAAGGAAAAGTTCAGCATGACATTTGCATCTATCATTTACTGCAAAATGTGAAgtacaaattcaaaaaaaaacataaagaaaTTAAAGATATCTTCGTGGCAGCAGCAAGAGCATATACAAAAACTGAATTCGATATTCATATGACAGATCTGagcaacacaaatccaaaagttacagAATATCTCAAGGGGATAGAATTTAAAAAGTGGGCAGTTTCACATTCTTTGAACAAAAGGTACAATATTATGACATCTAATACAGCAGAATCATTCAATGCAGCAGTTAACAGAGCAAGAGAATTACCAGTTACGATGATTATGGAATACTTAAGAAGCCTTGTTCAAAGATGGAGCTGCAACAACAAAAATCTTGCAAAAGGAACTTTCACAGTATTGTCTACTAAATATGAAACTCTTCTTAGAGAAAATTATTTGGAATCCCTACAACTCAAG GTGGATGGGACAACAGATGAATTCATTTTCAGTGTAGTTGAATTGGAAGACACTTATACAGTTAACATGAAGGAAAGGACTTGCACATGCAACAAATTTCAAATAGATATGCTTCCTTGTAAACATGCTACAGCTGTATGCTATGAGAAGCACCAAGACCCACATGAATATTGCTCAAAGTACTTCAGAAATGAAGAAATGCTTGCTACATATCAAGAAATTGT